The DNA segment GAGTTTTTCTTTTTATATAGCCTGACGTAACCTGTTTCGGTTTTCTTAAAACCGTTTCTTCCTCCTGCACTTTACAACTTTCTACTTTATGACTTTACAACTATAAAGAGTATCTTTGCAGTATAAACACACACTACAATGAAAAACACTTTAATTGCCCCATCAGTACTCTCGGCAGATTTTGCTAATCTACAGCGCGATATCGAAATGATAAATAAGAGTGAAGCCGATTGGTTTCATATCGATATAATGGATGGCGTTTTTGTGCCTAATATTTCTTTTGGTATGCCAGTACTAGGTGCCATTACACGTCATGCAAAGAAAACAATAGATGTACACTTAATGATTGTAAATCCTGACCAGTACATTAAAACCTTTGCAGAGCTAGGGGCTACAAACCTAACAGTACACTTTGAAGCGTGTACACACTTACATCGTACGCTACAGGCTATAAAGGCCGAAGGCATGAAAGCAGGAGTAGCAATAAACCCTCACACTAATGTAAGCCTGTTAGAAGATATTATAAATGACATCGACTTGGTTTGTATAATGAGTGTTAACCCTGGTTTTGGTGGGCAATCATTTATTGAAAACACCTATGCTAAAGTTAGTCAGTTGAAAAACATTATTACAAAACACAATGCTTCTACACTCATTGAAATAGACGGTGGTGTAAGCGATAAAAATGCAGCTAAGCTAGTAACAGCAGGTGCAGATGTACTTGTTGCTGGCAACTATGTGTTTGGATCTGATAACCTTGTTGAAACTATTGCTGGACTTAAAAAAATAACAGCTTTATAACAACTTTTATTTTTTATCCATAAGCTTCCAAGTTATCATTGATTTCTTTATAGCCCCTATTATTTTATCTGTAATCATTCTGTTTATGACTACTTTGCTACCAATAAAGAGTAAGACTTTATTAATAAAACTTAATTTAACGATATTAAGAGTAACTTTTTGAACCCTGCGTTTTACGTGGGGTTTTAATTTATCTATAATTTCTTCTTTAATAACAGGCCAGTTACTGCCATTACTAAATGTAGGCATTGGGAAGTAACCTTCTTCTTTACGTTTCGAGAAAATAGGTATAATCTGGTAACTATCATCTTTTAACGATTTAAACCGCTCTCTACTCTCCTCATCTACATTTGCATAACCATTCCTAAAAATAGGATTTTCGGTAAGTGCCTCTTTGGGGACAGTAAAATAATCTCTCAAAAATATTTCGCAATTAAAACGTCCTAAATAATAGTCGTGTACTCTAAACTCTTTACTTATAAACCCGCCAAAACCTGCCAATGTACCACAAGCAATAGCATTTTCGCCAAAAGCATCTACTACATTACCTTCGGAGTCCTTAAAATAACGGGATGGCGATATTAGAAACTGACTAGCATAGCCATCTTTCATGGCAAGCATATAATCTTCTGCCTTAACTTTCATTTGGTTAGTTACAGCTGTAAGTAATTTACCAAAAATAGAAAGCATATCTTTTTCATAACTAAATGCGGCTCTATCTTCTTTTACCTTACTAGGAAACGGGTCTATCATTAAAACAGTATTGGTAAATGTATTATACTCCATATTCATTTTAACAACATCATCATCTTTTATATCCGGATTTTGTTTTTGGGTTATATCATCTAGTACCTGTCTTACTTTTTCAAAAGGTTCGTTATTAATCATTCCCCCATCAATATTTAGGGTTTTATAATCGTTTGTACTATCAGGAATGTTTGCAAAATAATTTTTAAGCCAATTTATTTTATGTACATCATTCGATTTTCTTTCTAAAACTCTTGACTCCAAACCAATAGGGAAAGCCCCTGTTGCCATAGCAGCATCTCTAGCAATGTTTACATTTTTATTTGTTCTAAAATTAAGCGGAATCCACCCCTCTTCTATTTTCAATTTCTCTTCAGGAGTATCATAAAGACCAAAGCAGGCATAATCATTATGTACTGTCATTACATATTTTTCTCTACTTATCGCTGTATTAAAATCTATATTATAGTCAAACCCTTCAAGATTAGATAGTGTGGTAAATATTTTAAGAGGAGTTTCAAAATAGGAACGTGTAGGCTTAGGTTTGCTATTATCTATTTTAGTTATTTTATTAGCAATTTCATCTATAAACTGAGAATTAAGTAATGCTACCACATCGCCTCCTTTTTCAATATCAGATGTATTCATCATTTGAACAAACATATCCTCTCCTAAAAGATCTACCCATGCATTATAAAACCTGTTTTCAGGATGTTCTTTTAATATGTCTTCCTTTTCAGGTACGGGTACAGGCTTTATTTCTCCCTCTAATGCCGATGCTGTAATTACACCCGTCATGCCTCCTGCCGAAGCCCCACCTATAACAGGTATAACTACTTTGTGAGTAGGCACATTAGGGTTTCCTTTTTGCTTTTCCCACTCTTCGAGCGCTTCTAGCAAATAGTCTACCACTCCTGCTGTATAAGCTCCTGCAGAAACCGCACCAGCCATACATAGTCCTACTCTAAAAGTATCATTTTCCATGTTTAGTAATTTTTAGTTAATGAACATCTCAAAACTATAACATTTATAGGATAAAATTATTACCTAATAGCAGGTATTAATACGATGATAATTTTTATTAAAAATAAATAATGACTTAAATATTTTTTTAGACAAACCTAAATATATACTTTTGTATAACTAATAATAAAATTAGACATGAAAACATATTACATATTTATCTTACTTATAAGTGGTATAGCCTTTTCTCAAAATGGAAATATTAAAGGCAAAATAACAAGTAACGGAGAAGCTGTACCCGCAGTTACTGTATCTATACCACAATTAAAAATCATGATAGCTGCCGATGAAAATGGTAGTTATGAAATAAAGAATATACCCTTTGGTACACATCAAGTAGTTTTTAACTTTATAGGTTTCAGAACTGAAAAAAAGAAAATAAAGATAAATTCAACTTCTCCTGTAACCCTCAATATAAAACTACAGGAAGACAACATGGCACTAGATGAAGTGGTAATAACGGGAACGATGAAAGAGATTAGCCGAACCGAAAGCCCTGTTCCTGTAGAGATCATAACTCCTAAACTATTTAAAAAGAACCCTACTGCCAGCCTGTTCGAATCAGTAGGAATGGTAAACGGTGTGCAACCGCAACTTAACTGTAACGTGTGTAACACAGGGGATATACACATTAACGGAATGGAAGGTCCTTATACCTTGATATTGATAGACGGTATGCCTATAGTAAGTGCGCTATCTACTGTATATGGGCTAAACGGAATACCTAACAGTATGGTAGAACGTATAGAGGTGGTAAAAGGTCCTGCATCATCACTATACGGCTCAGAAGCTATGGGCGGTATTATTAACGTAATTACCAAAAGCCCATATAAAGCCCCCGTGATAAGTGCAGACAGTTTCCTAACAAGTTGGGGCGAACTAAGTGTAGATGTAGCTGGGAAAATAAATGCAGGAAAAGCTACATCATTAATAGGTGTAAACTATTTTAACTACAACAGCCGTATTGATAATAACGGTGATAATTTTACCGACCTAACTCTACAAAATCGAATATCAGTCTTTAATAAATGGAATTTTGAACGAAAAGAAAATCGTGCGGCAAGTGTGGCAGCTCGTTATGTATATGAAGACCGCTGGGGAGGCGAAATGAACTGGGATAAACAATGGCGCGGTAGCGACAGCATATATGGTGAGAGTATTTATACCAAACGTGCCGAATTAATAGGGTTATATCAGCTCCCTACTTCTGAGCGAATTTTTACACAGTTCTCTTATAATTGGCACGACCAAAACTCATGGTATGGTAACACTCCTTATATGGCAACCCAACAGGTAGCTTTTGTACAAACGTACTGGGATAAACCTTTAAACGATGCTCACAGCCTGCTTGTAGGAGCATCTATGCGCTACACTATATATGACGATAACACACCTGCAACAGCATCGGCAGACGGATTA comes from the Flavobacterium arcticum genome and includes:
- a CDS encoding TonB-dependent receptor, with translation MKTYYIFILLISGIAFSQNGNIKGKITSNGEAVPAVTVSIPQLKIMIAADENGSYEIKNIPFGTHQVVFNFIGFRTEKKKIKINSTSPVTLNIKLQEDNMALDEVVITGTMKEISRTESPVPVEIITPKLFKKNPTASLFESVGMVNGVQPQLNCNVCNTGDIHINGMEGPYTLILIDGMPIVSALSTVYGLNGIPNSMVERIEVVKGPASSLYGSEAMGGIINVITKSPYKAPVISADSFLTSWGELSVDVAGKINAGKATSLIGVNYFNYNSRIDNNGDNFTDLTLQNRISVFNKWNFERKENRAASVAARYVYEDRWGGEMNWDKQWRGSDSIYGESIYTKRAELIGLYQLPTSERIFTQFSYNWHDQNSWYGNTPYMATQQVAFVQTYWDKPLNDAHSLLVGASMRYTIYDDNTPATASADGLSNKPAETPLPGIFIQDEWTLNKKHKLLGGYRFDYDKNHGAVHSPRVAYKFAPNTNNTIRASFGTGFRVVNLFTEDHAALTGAREVVIAEKLNPERSFNGNLNYVLKVPTDSYMLNFDITGFYSYFTNKIVGDFDSDPNKIIYDNLRGHAISQGVSLNIDATFTFPLKILAGISYMDVFQMEENDSGKLEHTQQLHAPKWSGTFVGTYKLPNNYSIDLTGNWYGPMRLPIFPNDFRPEYSPWFCIANIQATKKFDYGLEFYGGIKNILDFIPDNPILRPFDPFDKNVEVNNPNGYAFDPSYNYASLQGRRVFLGVRYNLF
- the rpe gene encoding ribulose-phosphate 3-epimerase, producing the protein MKNTLIAPSVLSADFANLQRDIEMINKSEADWFHIDIMDGVFVPNISFGMPVLGAITRHAKKTIDVHLMIVNPDQYIKTFAELGATNLTVHFEACTHLHRTLQAIKAEGMKAGVAINPHTNVSLLEDIINDIDLVCIMSVNPGFGGQSFIENTYAKVSQLKNIITKHNASTLIEIDGGVSDKNAAKLVTAGADVLVAGNYVFGSDNLVETIAGLKKITAL
- a CDS encoding patatin-like phospholipase family protein; its protein translation is MENDTFRVGLCMAGAVSAGAYTAGVVDYLLEALEEWEKQKGNPNVPTHKVVIPVIGGASAGGMTGVITASALEGEIKPVPVPEKEDILKEHPENRFYNAWVDLLGEDMFVQMMNTSDIEKGGDVVALLNSQFIDEIANKITKIDNSKPKPTRSYFETPLKIFTTLSNLEGFDYNIDFNTAISREKYVMTVHNDYACFGLYDTPEEKLKIEEGWIPLNFRTNKNVNIARDAAMATGAFPIGLESRVLERKSNDVHKINWLKNYFANIPDSTNDYKTLNIDGGMINNEPFEKVRQVLDDITQKQNPDIKDDDVVKMNMEYNTFTNTVLMIDPFPSKVKEDRAAFSYEKDMLSIFGKLLTAVTNQMKVKAEDYMLAMKDGYASQFLISPSRYFKDSEGNVVDAFGENAIACGTLAGFGGFISKEFRVHDYYLGRFNCEIFLRDYFTVPKEALTENPIFRNGYANVDEESRERFKSLKDDSYQIIPIFSKRKEEGYFPMPTFSNGSNWPVIKEEIIDKLKPHVKRRVQKVTLNIVKLSFINKVLLFIGSKVVINRMITDKIIGAIKKSMITWKLMDKK